DNA sequence from the Cetobacterium somerae ATCC BAA-474 genome:
GGGGATGTGGTTTGTTGCTAATACATTTAGAATTTTAGCTGAAGCTAGACCTGATGCTACAACTGGAATCTATGCCTACGGTGAACTTGGATTTGGAAACTTTACTGGTTTCCTTATGGCTTGGGGTTATTGGATTTGTAACTGTTTCGCAAATATTGGCTATGCAGTTTTATTAATGGATTCCCTAAACTATTTCTTCCCTGGATATTTTACTGGTGGAAATAATTTCAACTCAGTAATTGGTGGTTCTTTAGTTATTTGGATTATCTACTTTATCGTTTTAGCTGGAGTTAAGGGTGCTACTTCATTAAACACTATTGGTACTATTGGTAAATTGGTTCCAATTGTATTATTCCTACTTATTACAGCTTTCTTCTTTAAGGTTGGATTCTTCTTCACTAACTTCTGGGGTACAGAAACTATAACAACTCTTTCTGATAAACCTCTTGGTAGTCTTTTAAGTCAAGTTAAAGGTACAATGCTTGTAACTTTATGGGTATTTATTGGAATTGAAGGAGCTGTTGTTGTATCTGACAGAGCAAAAGATCAAGCTGAAGTTGGTAAAGCAACTCTTTTAGGATTCTTAGGATGTTTAATTCTTTATGTTTTATTATCTTTACTTCCACTTGGACATTATTCTCAAGGTCAACTTTCAAATATGGCAGCTCCTTCAACTGCAGCTGTTTTAGGTGGAATTGTTGGTCAATGGGGAGATTGGTTAATGAATATTGGAGTTATGATAGCTATATTAAGTTCTTGGCTTGTTTGGACTATTATGCTTGCTGAGTTACCATTTGCTGCAGCTAAAGGAAAAACATTCCCAAAAGCATTTGCTAAAGTAAATAAAAATGATTCTCCATCATTCTCTTTACTTATTTCTAGTATTATTATGCAAGTTACTATGATTGTCGTTTATTTCTCTAATAACGCATGGAATTTAATGTTAAGTATTACAGGAGTAATGGTTTTACCTTGTTATATTGTTTGTACTGCTTATCTATGGAAAATTGCAGCTAAAAATGATAATTATCCAACTAATATATTTGCTAGCAGAAAAAATGCTGAAATTACAGGATTATTAGGAACTAT
Encoded proteins:
- a CDS encoding basic amino acid/polyamine antiporter; translation: MADDNKKLGLVALTAVVISAMIGGGVFNLPQNMAQSAGAGAITIAWVITGVGMWFVANTFRILAEARPDATTGIYAYGELGFGNFTGFLMAWGYWICNCFANIGYAVLLMDSLNYFFPGYFTGGNNFNSVIGGSLVIWIIYFIVLAGVKGATSLNTIGTIGKLVPIVLFLLITAFFFKVGFFFTNFWGTETITTLSDKPLGSLLSQVKGTMLVTLWVFIGIEGAVVVSDRAKDQAEVGKATLLGFLGCLILYVLLSLLPLGHYSQGQLSNMAAPSTAAVLGGIVGQWGDWLMNIGVMIAILSSWLVWTIMLAELPFAAAKGKTFPKAFAKVNKNDSPSFSLLISSIIMQVTMIVVYFSNNAWNLMLSITGVMVLPCYIVCTAYLWKIAAKNDNYPTNIFASRKNAEITGLLGTIYGLWLVYAAGLNYMLLAAVIYAIGIPFFMKARKEFDPSNPEFNKEERIFSIVLFILGILGLIYLIMNYKALLG